The following is a genomic window from Pseudomonas sp. FP2335.
GTTCGCAGTGATCGGCGTTTCGATGATGGAACCGTCCGGCTTGGCCATCAGGCCACGCATGCCGGCGAGCTGACGGATCTGCGCAGCAGAACCCCGTGCGCCCGAGTCGGCCATCATGTACATCGAGTTGAAGGACTCTTGATCGACTTCCACGCCGTGACGGTCGATAACCTTCTCTTTCGAGAGGTTGGCCATCATTGCCTTGGAAACTTCGTCGTTCGCCTTCGACCAAAGGTCGATCACTTTGTTGTACTTCTCGCCCTGGGTTACCAGGCCGGAGGCGTACTGGCTCTCGATCTCTTTCACTTCATCGGTAGCAGCACCGATGATCTGGGCTTTTTCATCCGGGATAACGAAGTCGTTAACACCGATAGAAACGCCGGAAATGGTCGAATAAGCAAAGCCGGTGTACATCAACTGGTCAGCGAAGATCACGGTCTCTTTCAAACCAACCACGCGGTAGCACTGGTTGATCAGCTTGGAGATTGCCTTTTTCTTCATCGGCAGGTTGACGACGTCGTAGGACAGACCTTTTGGCACAACTTGATACAGCAACGCACGGCCGACAGTGGTGTCGACGATACGGGTGCCGCTCACGCTGCCACCATCACGGTCGTTGACGGTTTCGTTGATCCGCACTTTGACCTTGGCGTGCAGTGCGGCTTCGCCGGCACGGAACACACGGTCAACTTCTTGCAGGTCAGCGAACACACGACCTTCGCCCTTGGCGTTGATCGCTTCACGGGTCATGTAGTACAGACCCAATACAACGTCCTGCGACGGAACGATGATTGGCTCACCGTTGGCTGGCGACAGAATGTTGTTGGTCGACATCATCAACGCACGCGCTTCCAACTGGGCTTCCAGTGTCAGCGGTACGTGCACAGCCATTTGGTCGCCGTCGAAGTCGGCGTTGTACGCAGCACAGACCAGAGGGTGCAGCTGGATAGCCTTACCTTCGATCAGTACCGGTTCAAACGCCTGGATACCCAGACGGTGAAGGGTCGGTGCACGGTTGAGGAGAACCGGGTGTTCGCGGATCACTTCGGCGAGAACGTCCCAAACCTCTGGCAGTTCGCGCTCGACCATTTTCTTGGCCGCTTTGATGGTGGTCGCGAGACCGCGCATTTCCAGCTTGCCGAAGATGAATGGCTTGAACAGCTCAAGTGCCATCTTCTTAGGCAGACCGCACTGGTGCAGACGCAGGGTCGGGCCTACGGTAATTACCGATCGACCGGAGTAGTCAACACGCTTACCGAGCAAGTTCTGACGGAAACGACCTTGCTTACCCTTGATCATGTCAGCCAGGGATTTCAGAGGACGCTTGTTGGAACCGGTGATAGCGCGGCCACGACGACCGTTGTCGAGCAAGGCATCGACAGCTTCTTGCAACATACGCTTTTCGTTGCGCACGATGATGTCCGGAGCGGACAGATCGAGCAGGCGCTTCAAGCGGTTGTTGCGGTTGATCACGCGGCGGTACAGGTCGTTGAGGTCGGACGTCGCGAAACGACCACCGTCCAACGGTACCAGCGGACGCAGATCTGGCGGCAGAACCGGCAGAACGGTCAGCACCATCCACTCTGGCAAGTTGCCGGAACCCTGGAAGGCTTCCATCAACTTCAGACGCTTGGACAGCTTCTTGATCTTGGTTTCGGAGTTGGTTTGCGGAATTTCTTCGCGCAGACGGCCAATCTCGTGCTCCAGGTCGATAGCGTGCAGCAGCTCGCGGACAGCTTCGGCACCCATGCGGGCATCGAAATCGTCGCCGAACTCTTCCAGCGCTTCGAAGTACTGCTCGTCGTTCAGCAGCTGACCTTTTTCAAGGGTGGTCATGCCTGGGTCGATAACGACATAGCTCTCGAAGTAGAGAACGCGTTCGATATCACGCAGGGTCATGTCCATCAGCAAGCCGATACGGGACGGCAGCGATTTCAGGAACCAGATGTGGGCAACCGGCGAAGCCAGTTCGATGTGCGCCATGCGCTCACGACGAACCTTGGCCAGTGCAACTTCAACGCCGCACTTCTCGCAGATCACACCGCGATGCTTCAAGCGCTTGTACTTACCGCACAAGCACTCGTAATCCTTTACCGGGCCAAAGATCTTGGCGCAGAACAGGCCGTCACGCTCAGGTTTGAACGTACGGTAGTTGATGGTTTCCGGCTTTTTAACTTCACCGAACGACCACGAACGGATCATCTCAGGCGATGCCAATCCAATACGGATGGCGTCGAACTCTTCGACTTGACCCTGGTTTTTCAGCAAATTCAGTAGGTCTTTCAAGGCCTTTCCTCCTGGCGGAGCAGAGAGCGGGCTAAACAGCCCCGCTCTCGATTCGCGTCACGTGTTATTCGGTTTCCAGATCGATATCGATGCCGAGGGAACGAATTTCTTTGATCAACACGTTGAAGGACTCGGGCATGCCCGGCTCCATACGGTGATCGCCGTCCACGATGTTTTTGTACATCTTGGTCCGGCCGTTCACATCGTCCGACTTCACTGTGAGCATTTCTTGCAGAGTGTATGCAGCACCGTATGCTTCCAGTGCCCAGACCTCCATCTCCCCGAAACGCTGACCACCGAACTGAGCCTTACCACCCAGCGGCTGCTGGGTAACCAGGCTGTACGAACCGGTAGAACGAGCGTGCATCTTGTCGTCTACCAAGTGGTTCAGCTTCAGCATGTACATGTAGCCAACAGTAACCGGGCGCTCGAACTTGTTGCCGGTACGGCCGTCGAACAGCTGCATCTGGCCGCTTTCTGGCAGGTCTGCCAGTTTCAGCATGGCCTTGATTTCGCTTTCCTTGGCACCGTCGAATACCGGGGTAGCCATTGGAACACCGCCGCGCAGGTTCTTCGCCAGATCCAGGATTTCCTGGTCGGTGAAGGAGTCCAGCTCTTCGTTGCGACCGCCGATCTCGTTGTAGATCTCGTGCAGGAACTTGCGCAGGTCAGCAACCTTGCGCTGCTCTTCGATCATACGGTTGATCTTCTCGCCCAGGCCTTTGGCCGCGAGGCCCAGGTGGGTTTCAAGGATCTGACCAACGTTCATACGCGAAGGTACGCCCAGCGGGTTGAGGACGACGTCGACCGGGGTGCCATTGGCATCGTGCGGCATGTCTTCAACCGGCATGATCACGGAGACCACACCTTTGTTACCGTGACGACCGGCCATCTTGTCGCCCGGCTGGATGCGGCGACGGATTGCCAGGTAAACCTTGACGATTTTCAGCACGCCTGGAGCCAGGTCATCGCCCTGCTGCAGTTTGCGCTTCTTGTCTTCGAACTTGTCGTCCAGCAGACGGCGGCGATCAACGATATAAGCCTGAGCCTTCTCGAGCTGCTCGTTCAGAGCATCTTCAGCCATGCGCAGTTTGAACCACTGGCCGTGCTCAAGACCGTCGAGGATTTCGTCGGTGATGTCCTGACCTTTCTTCAGGCCTGCGCCGCCTTCAGCCTTGCGGCCTACAAGAGCGGAGCGCAGACGTTCGAAGGTCGCACCTTCAACGATACGGAACTCTTCGTTCAGGTCCTTGCGGATCTCGTCGAGCTGGGTCTTCTCGATGGACAGTGCACGAGCATCACGCTCAACGCCGTCACGGGTGAAGACCTGTACGTCGATGACAGTACCCTTGGTACCGGTAGGTACACGCAGGGAAGTGTCTTTCACGTCGCTGGCTTTTTCACCGAAGATTGCACGCAGCAGTTTCTCTTCCGGAGTCAGCTGGGTCTCGCCTTTCGGAGTGACCTTACCTACCAGAATGTCGCCTGCGCCAACTTCAGCACCTACGTAAACGATACCGGCTTCGTCCAGCTTGTTCAGTGCAGCCTCACCCACGTTCGGGATGTCTGCAGTGATTTCCTCTGGCCCAAGCTTGGTGTCACGTGCCACACAGGTCAGTTCCTGGATGTGGATCGTGGTGAAACGGTCTTCTTGAACCACACGCTCGGACAGGCAGATGGAGTCTTCGAAGTTGAAGCCGTTCCATGCCATGAACGCGATGCGCATGTTCTGACCCAGAGCCAGCTCACCCATATCGGTGGACGGACCGTCGGCCATGATGTCGCTACGCTGAACGCGATCACCCTTGCTCACCAGCGGACGCTGGTTGATGCAGGTGTTCTGGTTCGAGCGGGTGTATTTGGTCAGGTTGTAGATGTCGACACCGGCTTCACCAGTTTCAACTTCGTCATCGGCAACACGAACCACGATACGGCTGGCATCAACGGAGTCGATCACGCCGCCACGACGAGCCACGACGCAAACGCCGGAGTCACGGGCTACGTTACGCTCCATGCCGGTACCTACCAGCGGCTTGTCGGCACGCAGGGTCGGTACAGCTTGACGCTGCATGTTGGAACCCATCAACGCACGGTTGGCGTCATCGTGCTCCAGGAACGGGATCAGCGACGCTGCAACCGAAACTACCTGCTTCGGCGATACGTCCATCAAGGTGACGTCTTCCGGCGCCTTGACGGTGAACTCGTTCAAGTGACGAACAGCTACCAGCTCGTCGATCAGGACTTTCTTGTCGTTCATCGTGGCCGAAGCCTGAGCGATCACGTGATCAGCTTCTTCGATGGCGGACAGGAACACGATCTCGTCGGTGACCAGAGCGTCTTTCACCACACGGTACGGGCTCTCGAGGAAGCCGTACTGGTTGGTGCGCGCATAGGCAGCCAGGGAGTTGATCAGACCGATGTTCGGACCTTCCGGCGTTTCGATCGGGCAAACACGACCGTAGTGCGTCGGGTGTACGTCACGAACTTCAAAGCCAGCACGCTCACGGGTCAGACCGCCCGGGCCCAGTGCGGAAACACGGCGCTTGTGGGTGATCTCGGAGAGCGGGTTGTTCTGGTCCATGAACTGCGAGAGCTGGCTGGAACCGAAGAACTCTTTCACCGCCGCAGCCACTGGCTTGGCGTTGATCAGGTCTTGCGGCATCAGGCCTTCGCTTTCAGCCATCGACAGACGCTCTTTGACCGCACGCTCAACACGTACCAGGCCAACGCGGAACTGGTTCTCGGCCATTTCGCCTACGCAGCGAACACGACGGTTACCCAGGTGGTCGATGTCATCGACGATGCCTTTACCGTTACGGATGTCGACCAGGGTCTTCAGTACCGCAACGATGTCTTCCTTGCACAGCACGCCCGAACCTTCGATCTCGGTACGACCGATACGACGGTTGAACTTCATCCGGCCGACCGCAGACAGGTCGTAGCGCTCAGGGCTGAAGAACAAGTTGTTGAACAGGGTCTCGGCAGCGTCTTTGGTTGGCGGCTCGCCAGGACGCATCATGCGATAGATCTCGACCAGCGCTTCCAATTGGTTGCTGGTGGAGTCGATCTTCAGAGTGTCAGAGACGAACGGACCGCAGTCGATATCGTTGGTGTACAGAGTCTCGATGCGAACAACCTGGGCCTTGGCGATTTTTGCCAGGATCTCGGTGTTCAGCTCGGTGTTGCACTCAGCCAGGATTTCGCCTGTAGCCGGGTGAACGATGACCTTGGCGGTAGTACGACCCAGGACATAATCCAGAGGTACTTCCAGCTCCTTGATACCGGCTTTTTCGATCTGGTTGATGTGGCGCGCAGTAATACGACGGCCAGCCTCAACAATGACCTTGCCCTTTTCATCCTGAATATCCAGGACGGCAATTTCACCACGCAGACGCGAAGCGATCAGCTCAAGCTTGAGGGTTTCGCCACTCAGGCTGAATACGTTGGTGGTGTAGAAAGCGTCCAGCACCTGCTCAGTGGTATAGCCGAGCGCGCGCAGCAGTACCGAGGCCGGCAGCTTACGACGACGGTCGATACGCACGAACACGCAGTCTTTCGGGTCGAACTCGAAGTCCAACCACGAACCGCGGTACGGAATGATCCGCGCGGAGTACAGGAGTTTACCGGAGCTGTGCGTCTTGCCGCGGTCGTGGTCGAAGAACACGCCCGGGGAACGGTGCAGCTGGGAAACGATTACACGCTCGGTACCGTTGATTACGAAGGTACCGTTTTCAGTCATCAGTGGGATTTCGCCCATGTAGACTTCTTGCTCTTTGATGTCCTTGATCGCTTTGTTCGACGATTCTTTGTCGAAAATGATCAGACGGACTTTTACCCGCAAAGGTACGGCGTACGTAACACCGCGCAACACGCATTCTTTGACATCAAATGCCGGTTCGCCCAGGCGATAACCCACGTACTCCAGCGCAGCATTGCCGGAGTAGCTGATGATCGGGAAAACGGATTTGAAGGCCGCATGCAGGCCCACGTCGCGGAACTGATCTTTGGTCGCTCCCGCCTGCAAGAATTCACGATACGAATCCAGCTGGATAGCCAGAAGGTACGGGACATCCATGACGTCCGGCAACTTGCTAAAGTCCTTGCGGATACGTTTTTTCTCAGTATATGAGTAAGCCATCAGCGTTCCCCAGCTTGGTCACCTGCTTGTTTGGCCCCTCCGACGGGAGCAGCCAGAAAATCTCGCAAACCCCATGGTTTGCACCACCGCATCGGGTGGCTACAGCGCGTTAATGGCGGCGACCGAGTCGACAGCCAAGAACGGAAAAAGGCCGGTGGCAAGAGCCACCAGCCATCAGCCTTCAGCTTAACGCTTGGGCTGGAGACGCAAGGTCGATGCTTACTTCAGCTCGACTTTAGCGCCTGCTTCTTCCAGAGTAGCTTTGGCTTTGTCAGCAGCGTCTTTGGACACAGCTTCCAGAACCACGGCAGGAGCGCCGTCAACTACAGCCTTGGCTTCTTTCAGGCCCAGACCGGTCAGTTCACGTACTGCCTTGATCACGTTTACTTTCTTCTCGCCAGCTTCGGTCAGCATGACGTTGAATTCGGTTTGCTCTTCAACAACGGCAGCAGCAGCAGCTGGGCCAGCGGAAGCAGCGGCAGCGGAAACGCCGAATTTTTCTTCGAAAGCTTTGATCAGCTCAACAACCTGCAGAACCGACATTTCAGCTACGGCGTTGAGGATATCGTCTTGGGAGATAGACATTGCTGTATTTCCTGAATTGGGGGACGGCCTACACGGCCATCGAAATAAACAAAAATACGCGAGAGAAATTGCTCAGCCTTAGGCTGCGGCAGCTTCTTTTTGCTCGCGAACTGCGGCCAGAGTACGAGCCAGCTTGCTGGTAGCGCCTTGAATCACGCTCATCAGCTGCGAAATGGCTTCGTCGCGGGTCGGCAGTGTTGCCAGTACGTCGATTTGGTTAGCTGCGAGGAACTTGCCCTCGAACGCAGCTGCCTTGATCTCGAACTTATCCTGACTCTTGGCGAATTCTTTGAACAAACGGGCAGCAGCGCCTGGATGTTCTTTGGAGAACGCGATCAGAGTCGGGCCGGTGAACACGTCGTTGAGGACACTGTATTCAGTGTCAGCAACAGCGCGCTTGAGCAGAGTGTTACGTACAACACGTACGTATACGCCAGCTTCACGAGCCTCTTTACGGAGTCCGGTCATAGCGCCTACTGTCACACCACGGGCATCAGCCACGACAGCGGACAGAGCAGCTTTGGCAGCCTCGTTGACTTCAGCGACGATGGCCTTCTTGTCTTCGAGATTAATTGCCACGGGTTTAACTCCTGCTTGTTACCGTTTCATCTGGCCGAAGCCGGATGTCGTTTTGGTGTCTGATTCGGTAAGGAACCGGGAGCACCATCTGCGTAGGCTGGAGGTTTAAGACTTGCGTCGCCTACGGTCTTGGATAGCCCCCGCCAGGCAGGGACCCCAATTTTTTCAATTGACGCGATCTCGCGCGCCAATCTGTGTCTTATACGTCCAGCGAGCCTTGGTCGATGACCAGACCTGGGCCCATAGTGGTGCTCAGGGTAACGCGCTTGACGTAGATACCTTTCGAGGAAGCAGGCTTGATACGCTTCAGGTCAGCGATCAGGGCTTCAACGTTTTCCTTCAGCTTGACGGCATCGAAACCGACTTTGCCAACGGAGGTGTGAATGATGCCGTTTTTGTCGGTGCGATAACGAACCTGACCAGCCTTGGCGTTTTTAACCGCGGTAGCTACGTCTGGAGTTACGGTGCCGACTTTAGGGTTAGGCATCAGGCCACGCGGACCGAGGATCTGACCCAACTGACCTACAACGCGCATTGCATCCGGGGAGGCAATAACTACGTCATAGTTCAGGTCGCCGCCTTTCATTTCGGCAGCCAGGTCGTCCATACCAACGCGATCAGCGCCGGCGGCCAGAGCAGCTTCAGCTGCCGGGCCTTGGGTGAAGACAGCTACACGTACAGTCTTGCCAGTACCGTGAGGCAGCACAGTAGCGCTACGTACGACCTGGTCGGATTTACGTGGGTCAACACCCAGGTTTACAGCAACGTCAACGGACTCGCTGAACTTGACAGTCGACAGCTCGGTCAGCAGGGCAGCAGCGTCTACAAAGTTGTAGGCCTTGCCTGCTTCGATTTTGCCGGCGATAGCCTTTTGGCGCTTGGTCAGCTTAGCCATTACACACCCTCCACGTTAAGGCCCATGCTACGAGCAGAACCGGCGATGGTACGCACGGCTGCATCCATATCAGCTGCAGTCAGATCCGCGTTTTTGGTTTTCGCGATTTCTTCCAGCTGAGCACGAGTTACAGTGCCGACTTTAACGGTGTTAGGACGAGCGGAACCGCTAGTCAGACCGGCAGCCTTCTTCAGCAAAACCGAAGCCGGGGTCGACTTGGTTTCGAAAGTGAAGCTACGGTCGCTATAAACAGTGATGATCACTGGAGTCGGCAGACCTGGTTCAATACCCTGAGTACGGGCGTTGAAGGCCTTGCAGAACTCCATGATGTTCACGCCGTGCTGACCCAGAGCTGGACCGACGGGTGGACTTGGGTTGGCCTGAGCGGCCTTCACTTGCAGCTTGATGTAAGCGGTAATCTTCTTGGCCATGAGGCACTCCAATTACGGGTTCAGACGCCTCGAAAGGCTCCCCGGTTACTTGCGCGTTTATCCCAGTGACGACAAAACCCCACAGCCTAAGGCTGTGGGGTTGGGATGCTTATTCAGCTAGACCTTCTCGACCTGGCTGAACTCCAACTCTACCGGAGTAGAGCGACCGAAAATGAGCACAGCCACTTGGATCCGGCTCTTTTCGTAGTTAACTTCTTCGACGGTGCCGTTGAAATCAGCAAACGGACCATCAGTAACACGAACAACCTCACCCGGCTCGAACAACGTCTTCGGCTTAGGCTTGTCGCTGCCATCAGCAACACGACGCAGAATTGCTTCCGCCTCTTTGTCAGTGATAGGAGCAGGCTTATCAGCGGTTCCGCCAATGAAACCCATGACACGAGGGGTATCCTTGACCAAGTGCCAAGTACCTTCATTCATGTCCATCTGAACCAGCACATAGCCAGGGAAGAACTTGCGTTCGCTTTTACGCTTCTGACCATTCCGCATTTCAACCACTTCTTCAGTGGGAACCAGAATTTCGCCGAAGCCATCTTCCATGCCTGCCAGCTTTACGCGCTCCAGCAAAGAGCGCATAACATGCTTCTCGTAACCCGAGTAAGCATGCACAACGTACCAACGCTTAGCCACGGGACACCCTTAGCCAACAATCAAGGAAACAAGCCAGCCGAGCAGGGAATCAAGACCCCACAACAGCAACGCCATAACCAGGACAACAGCCACAACAATCAACGTGGTCTGCGTGGTTTCTTGGCGAGTCGGCCAAACGACTTTACGAATTTCGGTGCGAGCTTCCTTTACCAGGACCGCAAACGACTTGCCCTTGGCAGTCTGCAGGCCTACAAAGGCAGCCACAGCAGCAAGGACCAGCAAAGCGAGTACACGGTACAGGATCGGCGAAGCAGAATAATACTGATTGCCAACAACGCCTACGACCACCAAGGCGACTACAGCGAGCCACTTGACCAGATCGAAACGAGAGCTTTGAGCTTCAGCCTTAGGAGTCATCTATGAAGATCCTGTGAAAAGAAAGCCAGATACACCACGTGAATCTGGCAGGTCAGGAGGGAATCGAACCCCCAACCTACGGTTTTGGAGACCGTCGCTCTGCCAATTGAGCTACTGACCTAAAACAAAATCAGGCCGACCATTATGCAGACCTGAAAAAGACTTTACAACAACCAACCCCAACAGACTTGAAACCACCTGGCAAAAGCGCCAGAAAAAAACAGTATCAAGCCGAGGCAGCTGTTAAAACAAAGGCAGATATTTTCATATCTGCCTTGTTATATGGAGCTCTTGAGCGGATTTGAACCGCTGACCTCACCCTTACCAAGGGTGTGCTCTACCAACTGAGCTACAAGAGCGAAACATCTTGCACAACCTGCAAACTTGGAGCGGGTAGCGGGAATCGAACCCGCATCATCAGCTTGGAAGGCTGAGGTTCTACCACTAAACTATACCCGCGGAGCTTGCAGCTCACGCTAAAAATGGTGGAGGGGGAAGGATTCGAACCTTCGAAGTCGTAGACGTCAGATTTACAGTCTGATCCCTTTGGCCGCTCGGGAACCCCTCCTAAGCGAGCCGGCATTCTACATCACGCCGGCCTTCTGTCAAGCATTTTCTCATTTAAATTATGAGGTTAGCTGCGTTGACGATTGCTTTGCAGCTAAGGCCTTAAAGGTCTTCACTGCGAAGCGGGCGCCATTCTATGCAAACTATTCGAGAGTTGCAACGCCTTCGCA
Proteins encoded in this region:
- the rpoC gene encoding DNA-directed RNA polymerase subunit beta' — translated: MKDLLNLLKNQGQVEEFDAIRIGLASPEMIRSWSFGEVKKPETINYRTFKPERDGLFCAKIFGPVKDYECLCGKYKRLKHRGVICEKCGVEVALAKVRRERMAHIELASPVAHIWFLKSLPSRIGLLMDMTLRDIERVLYFESYVVIDPGMTTLEKGQLLNDEQYFEALEEFGDDFDARMGAEAVRELLHAIDLEHEIGRLREEIPQTNSETKIKKLSKRLKLMEAFQGSGNLPEWMVLTVLPVLPPDLRPLVPLDGGRFATSDLNDLYRRVINRNNRLKRLLDLSAPDIIVRNEKRMLQEAVDALLDNGRRGRAITGSNKRPLKSLADMIKGKQGRFRQNLLGKRVDYSGRSVITVGPTLRLHQCGLPKKMALELFKPFIFGKLEMRGLATTIKAAKKMVERELPEVWDVLAEVIREHPVLLNRAPTLHRLGIQAFEPVLIEGKAIQLHPLVCAAYNADFDGDQMAVHVPLTLEAQLEARALMMSTNNILSPANGEPIIVPSQDVVLGLYYMTREAINAKGEGRVFADLQEVDRVFRAGEAALHAKVKVRINETVNDRDGGSVSGTRIVDTTVGRALLYQVVPKGLSYDVVNLPMKKKAISKLINQCYRVVGLKETVIFADQLMYTGFAYSTISGVSIGVNDFVIPDEKAQIIGAATDEVKEIESQYASGLVTQGEKYNKVIDLWSKANDEVSKAMMANLSKEKVIDRHGVEVDQESFNSMYMMADSGARGSAAQIRQLAGMRGLMAKPDGSIIETPITANFREGLSVLQYFISTHGARKGLADTALKTANSGYLTRRLVDVAQDLVVTEIDCGTEHGLLMTPHIEGGDVVEPLGERVLGRVIARDVFKPGTEEIIVPAGTLVDEKWVEFIELNSIDEVIVRSPISCETRYGICAKCYGRDLARGHQVNIGEAVGVIAAQSIGEPGTQLTMRTFHIGGAASRTSAADSVQVKNGGTVRLHNLKHVERVDGHLVAVSRSGELAIADDYGRERERYKLPYGAVISVKEGDKVDAGAIVAKWDPHTHPIVTEMKGTVTYVGMEEGITIKRQTDELTGMTNIEVLDAKDRPAAGKDIRPAVKMVDDNGKDLLLPGTDVIAQYFLPANALVGVADGAKIAIGDVIARIPQETSKTRDITGGLPRVADLFEARRPKEASILAEVSGTIAFGKETKGKRRLVITPNDGSDPYEELIPKWRHLNVFEGEQVNRGEVISDGPSDPHDILRLLGVSALAKYIVNEIQDVYRLQGVKINDKHIETILRQMLRKVEIAESGDSSFIKGDQMELTHVLVENERLANEEKFVSKFTRVLLGITKASLSTESFISAASFQETTRVLTEAAVTGKRDYLRGLKENVVVGRLIPAGTGLAYHSERKRRRDADKPLRVSASEVEAALTEALNSSGN
- the rpoB gene encoding DNA-directed RNA polymerase subunit beta, with the translated sequence MAYSYTEKKRIRKDFSKLPDVMDVPYLLAIQLDSYREFLQAGATKDQFRDVGLHAAFKSVFPIISYSGNAALEYVGYRLGEPAFDVKECVLRGVTYAVPLRVKVRLIIFDKESSNKAIKDIKEQEVYMGEIPLMTENGTFVINGTERVIVSQLHRSPGVFFDHDRGKTHSSGKLLYSARIIPYRGSWLDFEFDPKDCVFVRIDRRRKLPASVLLRALGYTTEQVLDAFYTTNVFSLSGETLKLELIASRLRGEIAVLDIQDEKGKVIVEAGRRITARHINQIEKAGIKELEVPLDYVLGRTTAKVIVHPATGEILAECNTELNTEILAKIAKAQVVRIETLYTNDIDCGPFVSDTLKIDSTSNQLEALVEIYRMMRPGEPPTKDAAETLFNNLFFSPERYDLSAVGRMKFNRRIGRTEIEGSGVLCKEDIVAVLKTLVDIRNGKGIVDDIDHLGNRRVRCVGEMAENQFRVGLVRVERAVKERLSMAESEGLMPQDLINAKPVAAAVKEFFGSSQLSQFMDQNNPLSEITHKRRVSALGPGGLTRERAGFEVRDVHPTHYGRVCPIETPEGPNIGLINSLAAYARTNQYGFLESPYRVVKDALVTDEIVFLSAIEEADHVIAQASATMNDKKVLIDELVAVRHLNEFTVKAPEDVTLMDVSPKQVVSVAASLIPFLEHDDANRALMGSNMQRQAVPTLRADKPLVGTGMERNVARDSGVCVVARRGGVIDSVDASRIVVRVADDEVETGEAGVDIYNLTKYTRSNQNTCINQRPLVSKGDRVQRSDIMADGPSTDMGELALGQNMRIAFMAWNGFNFEDSICLSERVVQEDRFTTIHIQELTCVARDTKLGPEEITADIPNVGEAALNKLDEAGIVYVGAEVGAGDILVGKVTPKGETQLTPEEKLLRAIFGEKASDVKDTSLRVPTGTKGTVIDVQVFTRDGVERDARALSIEKTQLDEIRKDLNEEFRIVEGATFERLRSALVGRKAEGGAGLKKGQDITDEILDGLEHGQWFKLRMAEDALNEQLEKAQAYIVDRRRLLDDKFEDKKRKLQQGDDLAPGVLKIVKVYLAIRRRIQPGDKMAGRHGNKGVVSVIMPVEDMPHDANGTPVDVVLNPLGVPSRMNVGQILETHLGLAAKGLGEKINRMIEEQRKVADLRKFLHEIYNEIGGRNEELDSFTDQEILDLAKNLRGGVPMATPVFDGAKESEIKAMLKLADLPESGQMQLFDGRTGNKFERPVTVGYMYMLKLNHLVDDKMHARSTGSYSLVTQQPLGGKAQFGGQRFGEMEVWALEAYGAAYTLQEMLTVKSDDVNGRTKMYKNIVDGDHRMEPGMPESFNVLIKEIRSLGIDIDLETE
- the rplL gene encoding 50S ribosomal protein L7/L12 — its product is MSISQDDILNAVAEMSVLQVVELIKAFEEKFGVSAAAASAGPAAAAAVVEEQTEFNVMLTEAGEKKVNVIKAVRELTGLGLKEAKAVVDGAPAVVLEAVSKDAADKAKATLEEAGAKVELK
- the rplJ gene encoding 50S ribosomal protein L10 codes for the protein MAINLEDKKAIVAEVNEAAKAALSAVVADARGVTVGAMTGLRKEAREAGVYVRVVRNTLLKRAVADTEYSVLNDVFTGPTLIAFSKEHPGAAARLFKEFAKSQDKFEIKAAAFEGKFLAANQIDVLATLPTRDEAISQLMSVIQGATSKLARTLAAVREQKEAAAA
- the rplA gene encoding 50S ribosomal protein L1, producing the protein MAKLTKRQKAIAGKIEAGKAYNFVDAAALLTELSTVKFSESVDVAVNLGVDPRKSDQVVRSATVLPHGTGKTVRVAVFTQGPAAEAALAAGADRVGMDDLAAEMKGGDLNYDVVIASPDAMRVVGQLGQILGPRGLMPNPKVGTVTPDVATAVKNAKAGQVRYRTDKNGIIHTSVGKVGFDAVKLKENVEALIADLKRIKPASSKGIYVKRVTLSTTMGPGLVIDQGSLDV
- the rplK gene encoding 50S ribosomal protein L11, which encodes MAKKITAYIKLQVKAAQANPSPPVGPALGQHGVNIMEFCKAFNARTQGIEPGLPTPVIITVYSDRSFTFETKSTPASVLLKKAAGLTSGSARPNTVKVGTVTRAQLEEIAKTKNADLTAADMDAAVRTIAGSARSMGLNVEGV
- the nusG gene encoding transcription termination/antitermination protein NusG codes for the protein MAKRWYVVHAYSGYEKHVMRSLLERVKLAGMEDGFGEILVPTEEVVEMRNGQKRKSERKFFPGYVLVQMDMNEGTWHLVKDTPRVMGFIGGTADKPAPITDKEAEAILRRVADGSDKPKPKTLFEPGEVVRVTDGPFADFNGTVEEVNYEKSRIQVAVLIFGRSTPVELEFSQVEKV
- the secE gene encoding preprotein translocase subunit SecE, with translation MTPKAEAQSSRFDLVKWLAVVALVVVGVVGNQYYSASPILYRVLALLVLAAVAAFVGLQTAKGKSFAVLVKEARTEIRKVVWPTRQETTQTTLIVVAVVLVMALLLWGLDSLLGWLVSLIVG